From Sodalis glossinidius str. 'morsitans', the proteins below share one genomic window:
- a CDS encoding phage virion morphogenesis protein: MASDNLVNITINDESLRRSLRALDLAATDLEPAMRKIAGTLLAETQFNFLDEGRPGWTPSLAAEKRDGQTLQDTGRLMGSVSTDHDDRQAAVGTNVVYGPIHQFGGKTGRNESVELPARPFLPLTGDGELQPEVVVPILDTIVRHLEAAARR; encoded by the coding sequence ATGGCTTCCGATAACCTGGTCAATATCACCATTAACGATGAATCCCTGCGCCGGAGCCTCCGTGCGCTGGACCTGGCTGCCACAGACCTGGAACCCGCGATGCGTAAAATCGCCGGAACCCTGCTGGCGGAAACGCAGTTTAACTTTCTCGATGAGGGGCGTCCGGGGTGGACTCCCTCGCTGGCAGCGGAAAAGCGCGACGGGCAAACACTGCAGGATACCGGGCGTCTGATGGGGTCAGTATCAACCGACCATGACGACCGGCAGGCAGCAGTTGGCACTAATGTCGTTTATGGGCCAATTCACCAGTTCGGTGGTAAAACGGGGCGTAATGAGTCCGTCGAACTTCCGGCCCGTCCGTTCCTGCCGCTGACAGGGGACGGTGAGCTGCAGCCTGAAGTGGTTGTCCCCATCCTCGATACGATTGTCCGCCATCTTGAAGCAGCGGCCCGTCGCTGA
- a CDS encoding gp436 family protein has product MYCTLADLLEQVPERTLIQLTNEELDFDSPATVKTEVVDSCIRYADELIDAHLRGRYTLPLAEIPTVLRDIAITLVRYRLYTRRPEGAVPDTVKDDHKEARRQLEGLRDNKLTLGLQSTQKDVPESGEIRARARRPTFGGRDGLLEKY; this is encoded by the coding sequence ATGTACTGCACCCTCGCGGATTTGCTTGAACAGGTTCCTGAGCGGACGCTAATCCAGCTCACCAATGAGGAGCTGGACTTCGACTCGCCCGCGACGGTGAAAACTGAGGTGGTGGACAGCTGTATTCGCTATGCCGATGAACTGATTGATGCCCATCTGCGCGGACGCTATACCCTGCCGCTGGCGGAGATACCGACCGTTCTGCGGGACATTGCCATCACGCTGGTGCGTTACCGGCTCTACACCCGCCGCCCGGAAGGGGCTGTCCCGGATACCGTGAAGGATGACCACAAAGAGGCCCGGCGACAGCTGGAGGGGTTGCGTGACAACAAGCTGACGCTGGGGCTGCAGTCCACTCAAAAAGACGTGCCTGAGTCCGGTGAAATCCGGGCGCGGGCACGTCGCCCCACCTTTGGCGGGCGCGATGGCTTACTGGAGAAATACTGA
- a CDS encoding DUF2190 family protein: MGTTQQVILTTTVVALAALSQQRFVGADNAPCKAGAVALGVAEVDAAAGDVTPVNVLGIVAVEAGAAIAKGQNVQSDENACAVPQTAASGETPAGISAGIALDEALAEGDVIRILRGV, from the coding sequence ATGGGTACAACTCAACAGGTCATTCTGACCACCACTGTCGTCGCACTTGCGGCCCTCTCTCAGCAGCGTTTTGTGGGGGCCGATAACGCCCCCTGCAAGGCCGGAGCCGTGGCGCTCGGTGTGGCAGAGGTGGATGCTGCTGCCGGTGATGTAACGCCGGTCAACGTACTGGGTATTGTTGCCGTCGAGGCTGGTGCTGCGATTGCTAAAGGGCAGAACGTCCAGTCGGATGAGAATGCCTGCGCCGTTCCCCAGACAGCCGCATCGGGCGAGACCCCGGCGGGCATTTCTGCCGGGATTGCGCTGGATGAGGCGCTGGCCGAAGGTGACGTTATCCGTATCCTGCGCGGGGTGTGA
- a CDS encoding DUF935 domain-containing protein — translation MARGLWVSANEFVSFAEPNKTLTEQIASRSRSIDFFGLGMYLPNPDPILKSQGRDIRIYRELRTDPLVGGCIRRRKAAVKSLERGLERGHAPARVFSFIRDMLDDLDLSRIIGEMTDAVLYGYQPCEIMWGRSVKSWAIADIVGKPPEWFQFDNDNLLRFRAKDAGLEGEPVPLNKFVVPRQDATYDNPYGFPDLSMCFWPVTFKKGGMKFWVRFAEKYGSPWVIGKHPRGTAQGEIDLLLDSMEAMVEDAVAAIPDDSSIEIKEAAGKADSSDIYQNLITLARSEISIALLGQNQTTEANSNRASAQAGLEVTDDIRDADADIVESAVNQAIRMAVSMNFGDVASPVWKMWEQGTVDDTQATRDEKLSRAGVVFTPQYFKREYQLQDGDIDETPPSERQKNALPLSFAEAIDADIQAQQDLDDSLDILMNGGTLNGVLAPVLEPLFNQVKDGVNPSELLGALAELYPQMNADDLQERLARIMFVATVWGRLHERDNG, via the coding sequence ATGGCCCGTGGACTCTGGGTTTCAGCCAATGAGTTTGTCTCTTTTGCCGAACCCAATAAAACGCTGACGGAGCAGATCGCCTCGCGCAGCCGCTCCATCGACTTCTTCGGGCTGGGAATGTACCTGCCTAACCCTGACCCCATTCTGAAATCTCAGGGCCGGGATATCCGTATCTATCGTGAACTGCGTACCGACCCGCTGGTTGGTGGCTGCATCCGCAGGCGGAAGGCGGCGGTCAAGTCGCTGGAGCGTGGTCTTGAGCGCGGTCATGCCCCGGCGCGGGTATTCAGCTTCATCCGGGATATGCTCGACGATCTGGATTTGTCACGCATCATCGGCGAGATGACCGACGCCGTTCTCTACGGGTATCAGCCCTGTGAGATCATGTGGGGGCGTTCTGTTAAATCCTGGGCCATCGCCGATATCGTGGGTAAGCCACCAGAGTGGTTCCAGTTTGACAATGACAACCTGCTGCGCTTTCGCGCCAAAGACGCCGGGCTGGAAGGCGAGCCGGTACCGCTGAACAAGTTCGTGGTACCGCGTCAGGATGCGACCTACGACAACCCGTATGGCTTCCCTGACCTGTCTATGTGCTTCTGGCCCGTGACATTCAAAAAAGGCGGCATGAAATTCTGGGTGCGCTTTGCCGAGAAGTACGGCTCACCGTGGGTTATCGGCAAGCATCCGCGCGGGACGGCCCAGGGTGAGATCGACCTGCTGCTGGACTCCATGGAGGCAATGGTGGAAGACGCGGTGGCCGCTATCCCTGACGATTCCTCCATTGAAATTAAGGAGGCCGCAGGCAAGGCCGACAGCAGCGATATTTATCAGAACCTGATCACGCTTGCCCGCAGTGAAATCTCCATCGCTCTGCTGGGGCAGAACCAGACCACCGAGGCCAACAGTAACCGCGCCTCCGCGCAGGCCGGACTGGAGGTCACCGATGATATCCGTGACGCTGACGCTGATATCGTGGAAAGCGCGGTGAATCAGGCCATCAGGATGGCGGTATCGATGAACTTTGGCGATGTGGCCAGCCCCGTCTGGAAGATGTGGGAACAGGGAACGGTCGATGATACCCAGGCGACCCGTGACGAGAAACTCAGCCGCGCCGGTGTGGTCTTCACCCCGCAATACTTTAAGCGTGAGTACCAGCTGCAGGACGGCGATATTGACGAGACACCACCGTCAGAGCGCCAGAAGAACGCGCTGCCGCTGTCGTTCGCCGAGGCGATTGATGCCGATATACAGGCCCAGCAGGACCTCGATGATTCGCTGGATATTCTGATGAACGGTGGCACCTTAAACGGCGTACTTGCGCCGGTGCTGGAGCCGCTCTTTAACCAGGTGAAAGATGGCGTTAACCCGTCTGAGCTACTGGGGGCGCTGGCTGAACTGTACCCGCAGATGAATGCGGATGACCTGCAGGAACGGCTGGCCCGTATCATGTTTGTTGCAACTGTCTGGGGGCGTCTGCATGAGCGTGACAACGGCTGA
- a CDS encoding phage head morphogenesis protein: MSVTTAELAYCMTLPPKRAISYLKSKGYSFTWDWEEMWQDAHARAFTVAKVTRLDILEDIRSALQQALDEGKTDRWFRQQLEPELQRKGWWGPRDTTDPVTGEPVTIQQGSPWRLDTIFRTNMSVLYSAGRWAEQMENVDDRPYWMYTGINDSHTRKSHLALHGLVLRYDDPFWQAFYPPNGWRCRCGVIALSAADVRARGLKVSDSGTTMGWELKLVSEKTGEMQNVATFNTGTTKVATDVGWSYAPGAAYRPDLARYQGTLQPLAQQELRG, from the coding sequence ATGAGCGTGACAACGGCTGAACTGGCGTACTGCATGACGCTGCCCCCAAAACGGGCTATCAGTTACCTGAAGTCCAAAGGGTATAGCTTCACGTGGGACTGGGAGGAAATGTGGCAGGATGCCCATGCCCGCGCCTTTACCGTCGCCAAAGTGACCCGCCTTGATATCCTGGAAGATATCAGGAGCGCCCTGCAGCAGGCACTGGATGAGGGCAAGACTGACCGCTGGTTCCGCCAGCAGCTGGAGCCGGAGCTGCAGCGCAAGGGATGGTGGGGGCCACGTGACACCACAGACCCGGTAACGGGCGAGCCGGTCACCATCCAGCAGGGCAGCCCGTGGCGGCTCGACACCATCTTTCGTACCAATATGTCCGTACTCTACAGTGCCGGTCGCTGGGCGGAGCAGATGGAGAACGTCGACGACAGGCCGTACTGGATGTATACCGGCATCAACGACAGCCATACCCGTAAGAGCCATCTGGCGCTGCATGGTCTGGTGCTACGCTATGATGACCCGTTCTGGCAGGCGTTCTACCCGCCGAACGGCTGGCGCTGCCGTTGTGGCGTCATAGCCCTGAGCGCGGCGGATGTGCGTGCCCGTGGCCTCAAGGTGTCAGATTCTGGCACAACCATGGGATGGGAGCTGAAGCTGGTCTCAGAGAAAACAGGCGAGATGCAGAACGTCGCCACCTTCAATACCGGCACCACGAAGGTGGCCACCGACGTCGGCTGGTCTTACGCGCCGGGGGCAGCATACCGTCCCGACCTTGCCCGCTATCAGGGTACGCTTCAGCCGCTGGCACAGCAGGAACTGAGAGGATAA